ATACAAATGATCTATAGGGGAAAGGGCGTGAGGAAAAAGGGAAATGATCTCCTGTTTGAATTTCTTTATAGTATCCACCATCAGGGATAAAAAGGGTAATATCATCAATAATGGGGTAATCATACTCTAAAAGCAATGGCACGGGCGTTTTTGATGTATGTGCAAGAGTGAAGCTTACCCATATACAATTGTGAGAATATCCAAACGATGGGCTTGCATCAGTAGATTCTTTAAATTGATTATTTTTGTATGAGGTTATGATTTCATTAATAGTAGAGTGTGGTGGCACATCGCGTAAATATTGCACATATAGGCCAAGATTGGCAACATCAAAATCATCAGTAACAAATAGTGTATCACCGGCAAAAGCA
This sequence is a window from Spirochaetota bacterium. Protein-coding genes within it:
- a CDS encoding 7TM-DISM domain-containing protein; amino-acid sequence: MLKKGIVILVSFIIFLGAIVTAAFAGDTLFVTDDFDVANLGLYVQYLRDVPPHSTINEIITSYKNNQFKESTDASPSFGYSHNCIWVSFTLAHTSKTPVPLLLEYDYPIIDDITLFIPDGGYYKEIQTGDHFPFSSRPFPYRSFVFPIEQKPGTTTYFLRIRSEGSLVVPLKLWSPQSFEHMRNTTLPLIWMHYGLMLALFFYNLFLFISTREKSFLYVGMF